One region of Rhodophyticola sp. CCM32 genomic DNA includes:
- a CDS encoding adenosine deaminase, with protein sequence MNTAHIPKIELHLHLEGAAPPAFIRGLAAEKGMDLSRIFTGDGGYAYRDFPHFLNVYEAATSVLTGPEEFARLTTAVLQESAAHGVIYTEAFLSPDFCGGGDLGAWREYLAAIREAAAQAEARDGIILRGIVTAIRHLGPDRAKPAALCAAETAGDFITGFGIAGDEMTGKLKEFTWSFDMAREAGLQITAHGGEWGGAASVWDAVKDLNVARIGHGVQAIEDPALVAHLAETGVVLECCPGSNVVLGVFPDWGSHPIEKLRAAGVKVTVSTDDPPFFHTTMTDEYDRLAETFGWDSGIFAEITKTALEAAFCDAATRETLTKKLELTP encoded by the coding sequence ATGAACACGGCACATATACCGAAAATCGAGTTGCATCTGCATCTGGAAGGCGCGGCCCCGCCTGCGTTCATACGCGGATTGGCGGCGGAAAAGGGCATGGATCTGAGCCGGATTTTCACCGGCGATGGCGGTTATGCCTATCGGGATTTCCCGCATTTCCTGAACGTGTATGAGGCGGCCACCAGTGTGCTGACCGGCCCGGAGGAGTTTGCCCGGCTGACCACGGCGGTGTTGCAGGAAAGTGCGGCCCATGGGGTGATCTATACCGAGGCTTTTCTCAGCCCCGATTTCTGTGGTGGTGGCGATCTTGGGGCCTGGCGCGAATATCTGGCCGCGATCCGGGAGGCAGCGGCGCAGGCCGAGGCGCGGGATGGTATCATCCTGCGCGGCATCGTGACGGCCATCCGCCATCTCGGCCCGGACCGTGCCAAACCGGCCGCGCTTTGCGCCGCCGAGACAGCGGGGGATTTCATCACCGGCTTCGGCATTGCCGGCGATGAGATGACCGGCAAGCTGAAAGAGTTCACCTGGAGCTTCGACATGGCGCGCGAAGCCGGGTTGCAGATCACCGCCCATGGGGGCGAATGGGGCGGGGCGGCCTCGGTCTGGGATGCGGTGAAAGATCTGAATGTGGCGCGGATCGGTCATGGGGTTCAGGCCATTGAAGACCCGGCGCTGGTGGCGCATCTGGCGGAAACCGGCGTGGTTCTGGAATGCTGCCCGGGATCAAATGTCGTGCTTGGCGTGTTCCCCGACTGGGGCAGTCATCCGATTGAAAAGCTGCGCGCCGCCGGTGTGAAGGTTACCGTTTCAACCGATGATCCGCCGTTTTTCCACACCACCATGACCGATGAATATGATCGTCTGGCCGAGACATTCGGCTGGGATAGCGGGATTTTCGCGGAGATTACCAAAACCGCGCTGGAGGCGGCGTTCTGCGATGCCGCCACGCGCGAAACCCTGACCAAGAAACTGGAGCTGACCCCATGA
- a CDS encoding phosphopentomutase, with product MPRAFLVVMDSVGIGGAPDANRFFNGDTPDTGANTLIHIAEACAAGEAEEGRRGALRLPVLDGLGLGAAACLASGAQQVPGFRMEQPDGLWGAATEVSPGKDTPSGHWELAGLPVPWDWTYFPETDPCFPDFLIEEVKQIAGVDGVLGNRHASGTAIIAEEGARHQKTGWPICYTSADSVLQIAAHEGSFGLDRLLDLCQRLAPSLHRMKVGRVIARPFTGEAGAYTRTRNRHDYAITPPDPTLCDWVQGAGGAVHAIGKIRDIFAGRGIDDVVTGPDRELMGHLAHAVDGAEEGSLTFANFVEFDSLYGHRRDISGYARHLEWFDASLPPILAALRPDDLMLFTADHGNDPSWPGTDHTRERVPVLAAGSCSGQIGQVGFVDVGASVAAHLGVPAQGPGRSFL from the coding sequence ATGCCGCGCGCCTTTCTGGTGGTGATGGATTCGGTGGGCATCGGCGGCGCCCCGGATGCGAACCGGTTTTTCAACGGTGACACCCCGGATACAGGCGCCAATACGCTGATCCATATCGCCGAGGCCTGCGCGGCGGGCGAGGCGGAAGAGGGACGGAGAGGCGCCCTGCGGCTGCCGGTACTGGATGGTCTGGGGCTGGGCGCGGCTGCCTGCCTGGCCAGCGGTGCCCAACAGGTGCCGGGGTTCCGGATGGAGCAGCCCGATGGCCTCTGGGGCGCGGCAACCGAGGTGTCGCCGGGCAAGGACACGCCATCGGGGCATTGGGAACTGGCGGGGTTGCCGGTGCCCTGGGACTGGACCTATTTCCCCGAAACGGACCCGTGTTTCCCTGATTTTCTTATAGAAGAGGTAAAGCAGATCGCCGGGGTCGATGGCGTGCTGGGAAATCGCCATGCCTCGGGCACGGCGATCATCGCCGAAGAAGGCGCGCGGCATCAGAAAACCGGCTGGCCGATCTGCTACACTTCGGCTGACAGCGTGTTGCAGATCGCGGCGCATGAGGGCAGTTTCGGGCTCGACCGGTTGCTGGACCTGTGCCAGCGTCTGGCCCCCTCCCTGCACAGGATGAAGGTGGGCCGGGTGATCGCGCGGCCTTTCACCGGCGAAGCGGGGGCCTATACCCGCACCCGGAACCGGCATGATTATGCGATCACGCCGCCGGACCCCACCTTGTGTGACTGGGTGCAGGGGGCGGGGGGCGCGGTTCATGCCATCGGCAAGATCAGGGACATCTTTGCGGGGCGCGGCATTGATGATGTGGTGACCGGCCCGGATCGGGAGTTGATGGGCCATCTGGCCCATGCCGTGGACGGGGCCGAAGAGGGCAGCCTGACCTTCGCCAATTTCGTGGAGTTTGACAGCTTGTACGGCCACCGCCGCGATATCTCCGGCTATGCCCGCCATCTGGAATGGTTTGATGCAAGCCTGCCGCCGATCCTGGCGGCCCTGCGTCCCGATGACCTGATGCTGTTCACCGCGGATCATGGCAATGACCCAAGCTGGCCCGGCACCGATCACACCCGCGAACGGGTGCCGGTGCTTGCCGCCGGGTCCTGTTCAGGGCAGATCGGGCAGGTGGGGTTTGTGGATGTGGGGGCCTCGGTTGCGGCCCATCTGGGCGTACCGGCCCAGGGACCGGGACGGAGCTTTCTATGA
- a CDS encoding thymidine phosphorylase — protein sequence MDARSILIKLREGQPLSKAEIYWFTKGIAGGEISDMQAGAFAMAICTRGISRDDRVHLTHGMLQTGEVLTWDLDGPVLDKHSTGGVGDTVSLLLAPALAVCGAYVPMISGRGLGHTGGTLDKLEAIPGYRTQISIAELQELVADIGCAIVGASGDIAPADKRLYGVRDVTGTVESIDLITASILSKKLAAGLEALVLDVKTGSGAFMADPADALALAQSLVETAQGAGCMCSALITDMNQPSAKAAGNALEVIEVMEVLTGMGFGTPLYRLTLALGGEVLALGGLAADAADGEARIEAALTSGQAAERFGEMVAALGGPADFVERWRDRLPAARVMVDVHPVEPGYVAAIDTRALGEAVVHLGGGRLVASDKVDPGVGLSDIAPIGARVDSGRPLLRIHAASEEAARVQASRVRDAYVLAERAPEAPPLIHERIG from the coding sequence ATGGATGCACGTTCTATCCTGATCAAGCTGCGCGAGGGGCAACCGCTCAGCAAGGCGGAAATATACTGGTTCACCAAAGGCATCGCCGGAGGCGAGATCAGCGATATGCAGGCCGGTGCCTTTGCCATGGCGATCTGCACCAGGGGGATATCCCGCGATGACCGGGTGCATCTGACCCATGGGATGTTGCAGACGGGGGAGGTTCTGACCTGGGATCTGGACGGCCCTGTGCTGGACAAGCATTCCACCGGCGGGGTGGGTGATACGGTGTCTTTGCTGCTGGCGCCTGCGCTGGCGGTCTGTGGGGCCTATGTGCCGATGATCTCCGGGCGCGGTCTGGGACATACCGGCGGGACGCTGGACAAGCTTGAGGCGATCCCCGGGTATCGCACCCAGATCAGCATCGCGGAACTGCAGGAGCTGGTGGCCGATATCGGCTGTGCGATTGTGGGCGCCTCGGGCGATATCGCCCCTGCGGATAAACGGCTTTACGGGGTGCGCGATGTGACCGGTACGGTGGAAAGCATCGACCTGATCACCGCCTCGATCCTGTCAAAGAAACTGGCCGCCGGGCTTGAGGCGCTGGTGCTGGATGTCAAGACCGGCTCGGGCGCGTTCATGGCGGACCCGGCGGATGCATTGGCGCTGGCGCAGTCTCTGGTGGAAACGGCACAGGGTGCGGGCTGCATGTGTTCGGCGCTGATCACCGATATGAACCAGCCCTCGGCCAAGGCGGCGGGCAATGCGCTGGAAGTGATCGAGGTGATGGAGGTTCTGACCGGTATGGGGTTCGGCACCCCGCTTTATCGTCTGACACTGGCGCTTGGCGGTGAGGTTCTGGCGCTTGGCGGTCTGGCGGCGGATGCCGCCGATGGCGAGGCGCGGATCGAGGCCGCGCTGACATCGGGTCAGGCCGCGGAACGCTTCGGCGAGATGGTGGCGGCCCTGGGCGGCCCTGCGGATTTCGTGGAACGCTGGCGCGACCGGCTGCCGGCGGCGCGGGTGATGGTTGATGTGCATCCGGTGGAACCCGGTTACGTGGCCGCGATTGACACCCGCGCCCTGGGGGAGGCGGTGGTGCATCTTGGCGGCGGGCGGCTGGTTGCCAGTGACAAGGTGGATCCGGGCGTGGGCCTGTCGGATATCGCGCCGATCGGGGCGCGGGTGGATAGTGGCCGGCCCTTGCTGCGCATTCATGCCGCCAGTGAAGAGGCGGCGCGGGTGCAGGCAAGCCGGGTGCGCGATGCCTATGTGCTGGCGGAACGCGCGCCCGAGGCCCCGCCGCTGATCCATGAGAGGATCGGCTGA
- a CDS encoding cytidine deaminase has translation MSLIDAAAAVRLNAHAPYSGFKVGAALRSVEGHDYHGCNVENVAYPEGTCAEAGAIAAMIAAGDSRIAEIAVIADSPQPVPPCGGCRQKLAEFADGDVVVTLATTDGVELRMTVAELLPGAFDASHMDRV, from the coding sequence ATGTCCCTGATCGACGCTGCTGCCGCCGTGCGCCTGAACGCCCATGCCCCCTATTCCGGTTTCAAGGTCGGGGCTGCCCTGCGCAGCGTCGAAGGCCATGACTATCACGGCTGCAATGTTGAAAATGTGGCCTATCCCGAAGGCACATGTGCCGAGGCGGGCGCGATTGCGGCGATGATTGCCGCAGGTGACAGCCGGATCGCCGAGATCGCGGTGATCGCAGACAGCCCGCAACCGGTGCCGCCCTGCGGCGGATGCCGTCAGAAACTGGCCGAGTTTGCCGATGGCGATGTGGTGGTGACCCTGGCCACGACCGATGGTGTGGAGTTGCGCATGACCGTGGCAGAGCTTTTGCCGGGGGCCTTTGATGCCAGCCATATGGATCGGGTCTGA
- a CDS encoding ATP-binding protein, whose translation MEETSNNSAPVGASMQSDLISETLRLFNHDIRAAMSDVIGGLRLVDMDHLDAETRAQLERVCAAGETLAELVDAALMAAAGETLIRLDDSGVDLRGYLTGVNMRWAGRAVEAGCCFVLERDPDLPDRIGVPRMALDRILSNLIGNALKHGGKGRVTLCVSMAADDTLKFSITDQGPGFSAAAMARLFTARGRPEMDTRPGSGLGLHIAKDLADGLGGDLEVSDTDGQGAAVTLSLSRMVWQAGPATGEGPGDPPDLSDLRILVAEDNETNQVIVRQLLGNMGAAPVIVNDGIEALDVLGRESFDIALVDIEMPRMSGIELMAAIRGLSDARAQMPLVALTAYVLRDNREAIYAAGADGIIGKPIRSGEAFGRSILRHAGRDLPISDAGAVLATLEAEDEMSARIDMARFEALLVAAGPDGSRELLARLHDDLHNVSSALDTAVETGALRAIRGQTHILLSLAGAAGADRLRHLAEALNLAAQRGRISDLPGLAVACRADLTDLIALIETRRATISG comes from the coding sequence ATGGAAGAGACCTCCAACAACTCTGCCCCGGTGGGGGCGTCTATGCAGTCTGATCTGATTTCAGAGACGCTGCGTCTGTTCAATCACGACATCCGCGCGGCCATGTCCGATGTGATCGGCGGGTTGCGCTTGGTCGATATGGACCATCTTGATGCAGAAACCCGCGCCCAGCTTGAACGGGTCTGTGCCGCAGGTGAGACGCTGGCCGAACTGGTTGATGCCGCGCTGATGGCGGCGGCGGGCGAAACCCTGATCCGTCTGGATGACAGCGGGGTGGATTTGCGCGGGTACCTGACCGGGGTGAACATGCGCTGGGCCGGGCGTGCCGTCGAGGCCGGGTGCTGTTTTGTGCTGGAACGTGACCCGGACCTACCGGATCGCATTGGCGTGCCGCGGATGGCCCTTGACCGGATCCTGTCGAACCTGATCGGCAATGCCCTGAAACACGGGGGCAAGGGCCGGGTCACTCTGTGCGTCTCAATGGCGGCGGATGACACCCTGAAATTCAGCATAACCGATCAGGGTCCGGGGTTTTCTGCCGCCGCCATGGCCCGTCTGTTCACGGCCCGTGGGCGGCCCGAGATGGATACCCGCCCGGGATCGGGCCTTGGATTGCATATTGCCAAGGACCTGGCCGATGGGCTGGGTGGTGATCTTGAGGTCAGCGATACAGACGGGCAGGGCGCGGCTGTGACGTTAAGCCTGTCGCGGATGGTCTGGCAGGCGGGTCCGGCTACGGGGGAGGGTCCGGGCGATCCCCCTGATCTGTCTGATCTGCGGATTCTGGTGGCCGAGGATAATGAAACCAACCAGGTGATCGTGCGGCAATTGCTGGGGAACATGGGGGCCGCGCCGGTGATCGTCAATGACGGGATCGAGGCGCTGGATGTGCTGGGCCGGGAAAGCTTCGATATCGCGCTGGTGGATATCGAGATGCCGCGCATGTCGGGGATTGAACTGATGGCCGCGATCCGGGGGTTGAGCGATGCGCGTGCGCAGATGCCATTGGTGGCCCTGACGGCTTATGTGCTGCGCGACAACCGCGAGGCGATCTATGCCGCCGGGGCCGATGGGATCATCGGCAAGCCGATCCGCTCGGGCGAGGCTTTTGGCCGGTCGATCCTGCGGCATGCGGGCCGCGATCTGCCGATTTCGGATGCCGGGGCTGTTCTTGCCACCCTTGAGGCGGAGGATGAGATGAGCGCGCGGATAGACATGGCCCGGTTCGAGGCCTTGCTGGTTGCCGCAGGTCCCGATGGCAGTCGCGAGTTGCTGGCCCGGTTGCATGATGATCTGCACAATGTCTCCAGCGCGCTTGATACGGCGGTGGAGACCGGGGCGCTGCGCGCCATTCGCGGTCAGACGCATATCCTGCTTTCCCTGGCAGGGGCTGCCGGGGCGGATCGGCTGCGCCATCTGGCCGAAGCGCTGAACCTGGCCGCGCAGCGGGGGCGGATCAGCGACCTGCCGGGTCTGGCGGTGGCGTGCCGGGCGGATCTGACCGACCTGATCGCGTTGATTGAAACACGTCGCGCGACCATTTCGGGCTGA
- a CDS encoding DUF1523 family protein: MRWPRIIFLSVLLLFLIAFFHYTLPQRDVVQITGTDVIRTDFSRWNRLFYAQSDSGTVDGTNRDLRQIFAQTADDRDIVYRNEDTGFGWPPYFKLNSADLQARATNLSRADGRDQWVVVTHYGWRSTFLTAFPNAVRITPIDNPDDLNPIPWLNIIILALLALALFFIWRMWVRFEDRVIDPAVDRVSVRWAKMRDWMAGRR, encoded by the coding sequence ATGCGCTGGCCACGGATTATTTTTCTGTCTGTTCTGCTCCTGTTTCTGATCGCGTTTTTTCATTACACACTGCCACAGCGCGATGTGGTGCAGATCACCGGCACGGATGTCATCCGCACGGATTTCTCGCGCTGGAACCGGCTGTTCTACGCGCAATCCGACAGTGGTACGGTTGATGGCACCAACCGGGATTTGCGCCAGATCTTCGCGCAAACGGCGGATGATCGGGATATCGTGTATCGGAACGAGGATACCGGTTTTGGCTGGCCACCCTATTTCAAGCTGAACTCGGCGGATCTGCAGGCCCGCGCCACGAATCTGAGCCGCGCCGACGGGCGCGACCAATGGGTTGTGGTGACCCATTACGGCTGGCGGTCCACCTTTCTGACCGCCTTTCCGAACGCGGTGCGGATCACCCCGATCGACAACCCCGATGATCTCAACCCGATCCCCTGGCTGAACATCATCATTCTGGCGCTGCTGGCGCTGGCGCTGTTCTTCATCTGGCGGATGTGGGTACGGTTCGAGGACCGGGTGATTGACCCGGCGGTGGACCGGGTTTCCGTGCGCTGGGCAAAGATGCGCGACTGGATGGCCGGGCGACGATGA
- a CDS encoding acetylornithine deacetylase/succinyl-diaminopimelate desuccinylase family protein: protein MSDTCRLYTAIAERRADLIALTQDLIRIPTLNPPGRKYREICEYLAARLTQSGYDVELVRALGARADSETYPRWNLVARHQGAEPGECVHFNSHHDVVEVGHGWTVDPFGGEEKDGRIYGRGACDMKGGLATSIIAAEAFIATYPDYKGAIEISATADEESGGYGGVAYLAEQGYFDPARVQHVIIPEPLNKDRICLGHRGVWWAEIETQGRIAHGSMPFLGDCAVRHMGAVMAEMEASLFPLLATKRTAMPVVPEGAKQSTLNINSIHGGEPEQDEDYTGFPSPCVPDRCVITIDRRFLIEENIADVKAEITAMLEKVKTERPDFTYELRDLHEVQPTMTDEAAPVVRTVQAAIGKVLSKQAEFVVSPGTYDQKHIDRIGRLKNCIAYGPGILDLAHQPDEWVGIDDMIDSAKVMALTLRELLT from the coding sequence ATGTCTGATACCTGCCGCCTTTACACCGCAATCGCCGAGCGCCGTGCTGATCTGATCGCGCTGACGCAAGACCTGATCCGTATTCCAACGCTGAACCCGCCGGGCCGCAAGTATCGCGAGATTTGCGAGTATCTCGCCGCCCGGTTGACCCAAAGCGGATATGATGTGGAACTGGTCCGCGCGCTTGGCGCCCGGGCCGACAGCGAAACCTATCCGCGCTGGAACCTTGTGGCCCGCCATCAGGGGGCGGAACCGGGGGAATGTGTGCATTTCAATTCCCATCATGATGTGGTCGAGGTTGGCCATGGCTGGACGGTGGACCCTTTCGGGGGAGAGGAAAAGGACGGCAGGATTTATGGTCGGGGCGCCTGTGATATGAAAGGCGGGCTGGCGACCTCGATCATCGCGGCCGAGGCTTTCATCGCCACCTATCCCGATTACAAGGGCGCGATTGAGATCAGTGCCACCGCAGATGAGGAATCAGGCGGCTATGGTGGTGTCGCCTATCTGGCCGAACAGGGCTATTTCGACCCCGCCCGCGTGCAGCATGTGATCATTCCCGAACCGTTGAACAAAGACCGGATCTGCCTGGGCCATCGCGGCGTCTGGTGGGCCGAGATCGAAACCCAGGGTCGCATCGCCCATGGTTCGATGCCGTTTCTGGGGGATTGTGCCGTGCGCCATATGGGGGCGGTCATGGCCGAGATGGAGGCGAGCCTGTTCCCCCTTCTGGCCACCAAGCGCACCGCCATGCCGGTTGTGCCGGAGGGTGCAAAACAATCCACGCTGAACATCAATTCGATCCATGGGGGGGAACCGGAACAGGATGAGGATTACACCGGCTTCCCCTCTCCTTGCGTGCCGGATCGCTGCGTGATCACCATCGACCGCCGGTTTCTTATAGAAGAAAATATCGCGGATGTGAAAGCCGAGATCACCGCCATGCTGGAAAAGGTCAAAACCGAGCGCCCCGACTTCACCTATGAGCTGCGCGACCTGCATGAGGTCCAGCCCACCATGACGGACGAGGCCGCGCCCGTGGTTCGCACCGTTCAGGCCGCGATCGGGAAAGTCCTTTCAAAACAGGCGGAATTCGTGGTGTCGCCCGGCACCTATGACCAGAAACATATCGACCGGATCGGGCGGCTGAAAAACTGCATCGCCTATGGGCCGGGCATCCTTGATCTGGCGCATCAGCCCGATGAATGGGTGGGTATTGACGACATGATCGACAGCGCCAAGGTCATGGCGCTGACCCTTCGGGAATTGCTGACCTGA
- a CDS encoding VOC family protein, with translation MTDQTPASGMAFKAIRAIDYTVIFTRDMDAMRLFYEDILGFVMTRELSPNWLEYRVGENTLALARPGLTASDMPVPDGTAALQLAFKVSASEVDQCAEELTAKGVALVSPPTDRDFGHRTLFFRDPDGNLLEIFAEI, from the coding sequence ATGACCGACCAGACACCCGCATCCGGCATGGCATTCAAAGCGATCCGGGCGATTGACTACACGGTCATTTTCACCCGCGATATGGATGCGATGCGCCTTTTTTACGAAGATATCCTTGGGTTTGTGATGACCCGGGAATTGTCACCAAACTGGCTGGAATACCGTGTCGGGGAGAACACATTGGCGCTCGCCAGACCGGGGTTGACCGCATCGGATATGCCGGTGCCGGATGGGACTGCGGCGCTGCAACTGGCGTTTAAAGTCTCCGCGTCCGAGGTTGATCAATGTGCCGAGGAGTTGACCGCAAAAGGGGTCGCCCTTGTCTCCCCGCCGACGGATCGTGATTTTGGCCATCGCACGCTGTTCTTTCGCGACCCGGATGGCAATCTGTTGGAGATATTTGCAGAGATTTAG
- a CDS encoding esterase-like activity of phytase family protein — protein MTSRFLTLTSALSLMAGPALADMNFNRIASFAVVENSPEAEETSAEIIAATADGMTLVYTDSPLEALGFIDITDPANPEPAGIMGLGGEPTSVAVTGAYALAGVNTSESYTAPSGYLVEVNIAEQSEMGRCDLPGQPDSVAIAPDASFLAVAIENERDEDLGDGRVGQMPAGSVVMVDLTSEGLLDCGTLRLADVTGLAEIAPEDPEPEYVSINDEGEVVVTLQENNHIVVLSSIGAVLSHFSAGSVDLDGIDVGEERAFAFTGSQPGRVREPDAVTWIDNSHFAIANEGDMDGGSRGWTIFSQDGTVVYDSGTSFERAIVEIGHYPERRSGNKGVEPESVTFAVFDGTPMVFVGAERASVVGVYDVTDLAVPVLTQLLPSGIGPEGYVTIPSRNLLISANEVDGLEDGAARAHVMIFEYQDAAASYPHLTSAGMDELTGWGALSGLVAGDNGLIYAVNDSFYAMQPTIFVIDPGESPARIVDAIRVTRGGQPAQLLDMEGITLDGDGGFWIASEGRTDRLVPHALYHVGSDGGIMDYVPLPTELQAVERRFGFEGITLVGDTLWMAVQRPWADDPAGHSKLVSYNTESEEWGAVLYPLTEPATGWVGLSEIVADGDFVYLIERDNQIGAAAAVTKQITRIPLADMMPGALGSDLPVMAPELVVDLLPYLTSTGGFVLDKVEGLAIMADGTMWAATDNDGVDDHSGETMFFALSPM, from the coding sequence ATGACGTCTCGATTTCTGACCCTGACTTCGGCTTTGTCCCTGATGGCCGGGCCCGCCCTGGCGGATATGAATTTCAACCGCATCGCCTCTTTCGCGGTGGTGGAGAACAGCCCGGAGGCGGAGGAAACCTCGGCCGAGATCATTGCGGCGACAGCGGATGGGATGACGCTGGTCTATACCGACAGCCCGCTGGAGGCGTTGGGGTTCATCGACATCACCGACCCGGCCAATCCTGAACCCGCCGGGATCATGGGTCTGGGTGGCGAGCCGACCTCGGTCGCGGTGACCGGGGCCTATGCGCTGGCGGGGGTGAATACCTCGGAAAGCTACACCGCACCGTCGGGATATCTTGTGGAGGTCAATATCGCTGAGCAGAGCGAGATGGGGCGCTGTGATTTGCCGGGCCAGCCGGATTCGGTTGCGATTGCACCGGACGCCTCATTTCTGGCGGTCGCGATCGAGAATGAACGCGATGAGGATCTGGGCGACGGGCGGGTGGGGCAGATGCCTGCGGGCTCTGTGGTCATGGTCGATCTGACATCCGAGGGTCTGCTTGATTGCGGCACGCTTCGGCTGGCCGATGTCACCGGTCTGGCCGAGATTGCACCGGAAGACCCGGAGCCGGAATATGTGTCGATCAACGATGAGGGCGAGGTGGTCGTCACCCTGCAGGAGAACAACCATATTGTTGTGCTGTCCTCCATCGGCGCGGTGTTGAGCCATTTTTCTGCCGGATCGGTCGATCTTGACGGGATTGATGTGGGTGAGGAACGCGCTTTCGCCTTTACCGGCAGCCAGCCGGGCCGGGTGCGCGAACCCGATGCGGTGACCTGGATCGACAACAGCCATTTCGCCATCGCCAATGAGGGAGATATGGATGGCGGCAGCCGCGGCTGGACGATTTTCAGCCAGGATGGCACGGTTGTCTATGACAGCGGCACATCGTTCGAACGGGCGATTGTCGAGATCGGTCATTACCCCGAACGGCGGTCCGGCAATAAGGGTGTTGAGCCGGAAAGCGTAACCTTCGCAGTCTTTGATGGCACACCGATGGTGTTTGTGGGGGCCGAGCGGGCCTCGGTTGTGGGGGTCTATGATGTGACCGACCTGGCCGTCCCGGTTCTGACGCAGTTGCTGCCATCCGGGATCGGGCCGGAAGGCTATGTGACCATCCCGTCGCGGAACCTGCTGATCTCCGCCAATGAAGTGGACGGGCTGGAAGATGGCGCGGCGCGCGCCCATGTGATGATCTTCGAATATCAGGATGCAGCCGCCAGCTATCCGCATCTGACCAGTGCGGGTATGGATGAGCTGACTGGCTGGGGCGCTCTCTCGGGTCTTGTGGCGGGGGATAACGGGCTGATCTATGCGGTCAATGACAGTTTCTATGCCATGCAGCCGACAATCTTCGTGATTGACCCAGGCGAAAGCCCGGCGCGGATTGTCGATGCCATCCGGGTGACGCGGGGTGGTCAGCCCGCGCAATTGCTGGATATGGAAGGCATTACGCTGGATGGAGATGGCGGGTTCTGGATCGCCTCGGAAGGCCGGACAGACCGGTTGGTGCCCCATGCGCTTTACCATGTGGGGTCTGACGGCGGGATCATGGATTACGTGCCCTTGCCGACAGAATTGCAGGCGGTGGAGCGGCGCTTTGGTTTCGAGGGTATCACCCTGGTGGGTGACACGCTGTGGATGGCGGTTCAGCGGCCCTGGGCGGATGATCCGGCGGGCCATAGCAAGCTGGTGTCCTACAATACCGAAAGCGAGGAATGGGGCGCGGTGCTTTACCCGTTGACCGAGCCCGCAACCGGCTGGGTCGGGCTGAGCGAGATCGTGGCCGATGGGGATTTTGTCTATCTGATCGAACGCGACAATCAGATCGGGGCGGCGGCGGCGGTGACCAAGCAGATCACCCGCATTCCGCTGGCTGATATGATGCCCGGCGCACTGGGCAGTGACCTGCCTGTCATGGCGCCGGAACTGGTGGTTGATCTGCTCCCCTATCTGACCTCAACCGGCGGGTTTGTCCTGGATAAGGTCGAAGGGCTGGCGATCATGGCGGACGGGACCATGTGGGCTGCCACCGACAATGACGGGGTCGATGACCATTCGGGCGAGACAATGTTTTTTGCGCTTTCGCCGATGTGA
- a CDS encoding RidA family protein yields MHIPEHRLTELGLDLPAPVTLAPGLHLPFTFVNRRGNRVLISGHPKQAADGTIAGPYGQLGRDLTTEEGQHAARDIALSVLANLKAEIGDLSRVTGWLRVFGMVNSAPGYDQQHLVINGFSDLILDVFGAGIGRHARSAIGVAGLPMNFAIEVEAELLISGA; encoded by the coding sequence ATGCACATACCCGAACACCGCCTGACCGAGCTGGGGCTGGACCTGCCCGCACCTGTCACCCTCGCACCGGGGCTTCATCTGCCGTTCACATTCGTGAACCGGCGGGGCAATCGCGTCTTGATCTCGGGCCATCCAAAACAGGCCGCCGATGGCACCATTGCGGGCCCATACGGGCAATTGGGCCGTGATCTGACCACAGAAGAGGGGCAACACGCGGCGCGGGACATCGCGCTGTCGGTTCTGGCAAATCTGAAGGCCGAGATTGGCGATCTGTCCCGCGTCACCGGCTGGCTGCGGGTTTTTGGCATGGTCAACTCAGCGCCCGGCTATGACCAGCAGCATCTGGTGATCAACGGGTTCAGCGATCTGATCCTTGATGTGTTCGGCGCCGGGATCGGGCGTCATGCCCGCTCGGCCATCGGGGTTGCGGGCCTGCCGATGAATTTTGCGATCGAGGTTGAGGCCGAACTGCTGATTTCCGGCGCCTGA